In Polyodon spathula isolate WHYD16114869_AA chromosome 11, ASM1765450v1, whole genome shotgun sequence, one genomic interval encodes:
- the LOC121323511 gene encoding gastricsin-like: protein MMKVLIPLLAFLAIADGLVRVPLIKFKTPYEQLIEGGQLKNFLTNLQLNSDGSYNEPLLNYKDMAYFGQISIGTPPQSFYVHFDTGSTDLWINSVYCKSEACTMHHLFNPKESSTYYSNRKPFSVHYVSGSLTGVIGYDTVSLQGLKVKNQEIGLSIKEPGNHFARPLHDGIMGMAFKQPGGMTPIVDTMIKENLLEEPIFAFYLTNSAGHGSEVVFGGVDPKHYTGEIHWVPVKPGSHWQLVIDSFEIDHQETGWCSGGCSAIVDTGTSLLTCPPQFVDELYHKIGARANKHGDYVVDCNNLNNLPTLTFIMNGAHLHLEPSFYTLVVKRYCRLGIKASHEKYRDGKPFWTLGDTFIRQFYTVFDQGKAKVGFAKVA from the exons ATGATGAAGGTTTTGATTCCTCTCCTGGCTTTCCTGGCTATCGCAGATGGACTCGTTCG GGTTCCTCTCATAAAGTTTAAGACCCCCTATGAGCAGCTCATTGAGGGTGGACAGCTGAAGAACTTCCTCACGAATCTGCAGCTGAATTCTGATGGCTCTTACAACGAACCGCTCCTGAACTACAAGGAC ATGGCCTATTTTGGACAAATCAGCATTGGAACCCCACCTCAGAGCTTCTATGTCCATTTTGACACCGGCTCCACTGACTTATGGATCAACTCTGTCTACTGCAAGAGCGAGGCCTGCA CCATGCATCATCTGTTCAACCCTAAGGAATCCTCCACCTATTACAGCAATAGGAAGCCCTTTTCAGTGCATTACGTCTCTGGGAGCCTCACTGGCGTCATTGGGTATGACACTGTCTCT CTCCAAGGCCTTAAGGTCAAAAACCAAGAGATCGGTCTGAGCATCAAAGAACCTGGAAACCACTTTGCAAGACCACTGCATGATGGGATCATGGGAATGGCTTTCAAGCAGCCAGGGGGAATGACCCCTATTGTGGACACAATGATAAAGGAAAACCTGCTGGAAGAACCCATCTTTGCTTTCTACCTGACCAA TTCTGCAGGACATGGAAGTGAGGTAGTGTTTGGAGGAGTAGATCCTAAACACTACACTGGTGAAATCCACTGGGTTCCAGTCAAACCTGGAAGCCACTGGCAGCTTGTTATAGACAG TTTTGAGATCGACCATCAGGAGACTGGCTGGTGCAGTGGCGGATGTTCAGCTATCGTGGACACTGGTACCTCTCTCCTTACCTGCCCCCCACAATTTGTTGACGAGCTATACCACAAAATTGGAGCTCGGGCCAACAAACATGGAGAT TACGTTGTAGACTGtaacaacctgaacaacctgccCACCTTGACCTTTATTATGAATGGAGCACATTTACATTTGGAGCCCTCTTTCTATACCTTGGTGGTAA AAAGGTACTGCAGGTTGGGCATTAAAGCTTCCCATGAAAAATACCGGGATGGAAAACCTTTCTGGACTTTGGGCGATACCTTCATTAGGCAGTTTTACACTGTCTTCGACCAAGGGAAAGCCAAAGTCGGATTTGCTAAGGTGGCTTAA